From the Pseudoroseomonas cervicalis genome, one window contains:
- a CDS encoding SDR family oxidoreductase — MTRSFEGRTALVSGASRGIGLAIAKRLAADGARVMLVARSADLLQAEAAALPGAVPFAADLSRPEAAGEAVQAAIAAFGRLDVLVHSAGATQRGDFLQLSDEAWESGYALKLFGGMRLCRAAWPHLVQSSGSAVLIAGIGGRLASADFTIGGSVNAALINLTKALADRGVTDGVRVNAINPGSIRTERLTGRIATMARERGLEMEPAAAALAAESGIARFGLPEEIAAAVAFLAGPEASYVQGAILDVDGGWLRAV; from the coding sequence ATGACCCGAAGCTTCGAAGGCCGCACTGCCCTGGTCAGTGGCGCCAGCCGCGGCATTGGCCTGGCCATCGCGAAGCGGCTGGCGGCGGACGGCGCGCGGGTCATGCTGGTGGCCCGCTCCGCCGATCTGCTGCAGGCCGAGGCGGCCGCCTTGCCGGGCGCCGTGCCCTTCGCCGCCGATCTGTCGCGCCCCGAGGCGGCGGGGGAGGCGGTGCAGGCCGCCATCGCCGCCTTCGGCCGGCTGGATGTGCTGGTGCACAGCGCCGGCGCCACCCAGCGGGGCGATTTCCTGCAGCTCAGCGACGAGGCCTGGGAATCGGGCTACGCACTGAAGCTGTTCGGCGGCATGCGGCTGTGCCGCGCCGCCTGGCCGCATCTGGTGCAATCCTCCGGCTCGGCGGTGCTGATCGCCGGCATTGGCGGGCGGCTGGCCAGCGCCGATTTCACCATTGGCGGCTCGGTCAATGCGGCGCTGATCAATCTGACCAAGGCGCTGGCCGATCGCGGCGTGACGGACGGCGTGCGGGTGAACGCCATCAACCCGGGCAGCATCCGCACCGAGCGCCTCACGGGACGCATCGCCACCATGGCGCGGGAGCGCGGGCTGGAGATGGAGCCGGCGGCGGCGGCGCTGGCCGCGGAATCCGGCATTGCCCGCTTCGGCCTGCCGGAGGAAATCGCGGCGGCGGTGGCCTTTCTGGCGGGCCCGGAGGCGAGCTACGTCCAGGGCGCGATCCTGGATGTGGATGGCGGCTGGCTGCGCGCGGTGTAG
- a CDS encoding serine hydrolase, with product MRRRAWLRSAGLLAASPWLLRPAGAAAQEAAEDMPALAAVLEEAAQLPALRSVSISAHGRLLAARGYHGQSLEAAANIKSASKSVMSALVGIAIGRGLLEGVEQPIAPLLADRLPRQPDPRLRRITIGHLLSMQAGLRSTSGPRYGAWVARSDWVRAALAEPFEAEPGGPMVYSTGSTHLLSAILARRSGRPTLALARDWLGRLPDFAITDWMRDPQGIHLGGNEMAMRPRALLAFGELHRTGGLAPDGARLLPEGWVEQAWTPRTASRFTGDGYGYGWFLRRIGGEAVRYGWGFGGQMIYVVPGRGLSVAMTSAADASAARSGHRDALHALLERLMLAAAADGVPRG from the coding sequence ATGCGGCGACGTGCCTGGCTCCGATCGGCCGGCCTGCTGGCGGCATCGCCCTGGCTGCTGCGCCCCGCCGGCGCGGCGGCGCAGGAGGCGGCGGAGGACATGCCGGCGCTGGCCGCCGTGCTGGAGGAGGCGGCGCAGCTGCCGGCGCTGCGCAGCGTCTCGATCTCCGCCCATGGCCGGCTGCTGGCGGCGCGCGGCTATCACGGCCAGTCGCTGGAGGCGGCGGCCAACATCAAATCCGCCTCCAAATCGGTGATGAGCGCGCTGGTCGGCATCGCCATCGGGCGCGGCCTGCTGGAGGGGGTGGAGCAGCCCATCGCCCCGCTGCTGGCCGACCGCCTGCCGCGCCAGCCCGATCCGCGGCTGCGGCGCATCACCATCGGCCATCTGCTGTCGATGCAGGCCGGGCTGCGCTCCACCTCCGGCCCGCGCTACGGCGCCTGGGTGGCCAGAAGCGACTGGGTGCGCGCCGCCCTGGCCGAGCCCTTCGAGGCCGAGCCGGGCGGGCCGATGGTCTATTCCACCGGCTCCACCCATCTGCTCTCGGCCATCCTGGCGCGGCGCAGCGGCCGCCCGACCCTGGCCCTGGCGCGCGACTGGCTGGGCCGGCTGCCCGATTTCGCCATCACCGACTGGATGCGCGACCCGCAGGGCATCCATCTCGGCGGCAATGAGATGGCGATGCGCCCGCGCGCCCTGCTGGCCTTCGGCGAGCTGCACCGCACCGGCGGCCTGGCGCCGGACGGGGCGCGGCTGCTGCCGGAGGGCTGGGTGGAGCAGGCCTGGACGCCGCGCACCGCCTCCCGCTTCACCGGGGATGGCTATGGCTATGGCTGGTTCCTGCGCCGCATCGGCGGCGAGGCGGTGCGCTATGGCTGGGGCTTTGGCGGGCAGATGATCTATGTCGTGCCGGGGCGTGGCCTGAGCGTGGCGATGACCTCGGCCGCCGATGCCTCCGCCGCGCGCAGCGGCCATCGCGACGCGCTGCACGCGCTGCTGGAGCGGCTGATGCTGGCCGCCGCCGCGGATGGGGTGCCGCGCGGCTGA
- a CDS encoding LacI family DNA-binding transcriptional regulator, producing the protein MSGGARLARMQDVARAAGVSTMTVSRALNDPAKVSAEVLARVQAAVQAVGYLPNRLAGSLSSRRTSLVGLVVPGIENSLYSTTIQAVSAVLRQSGHQLMIADSGSDAREEEALIGAFLAQQAAGLILHSATHTETARAMIQRAGVPVVEIGNLPEAPLDMVVSYSNHDAARAMTLHLARLGYRRIALVTLPSAENDRSRDRQRGYRAALAEAGLPADPRLVLERPPGLESGAEAVARLVEADAPADAIFFAGDVLAVGALLECQRRGWKVPQRVALAAFDDLELLGHLQPGITTLRLPRAQIGRCGAEMLLDRIQGRSTERRIVDLRFEIIQRGSS; encoded by the coding sequence ATGAGCGGCGGGGCGCGGCTGGCGCGGATGCAGGATGTGGCGCGGGCCGCGGGCGTCTCGACCATGACGGTGTCGCGCGCGCTGAACGACCCGGCCAAGGTCTCGGCCGAGGTGCTGGCGCGGGTGCAGGCGGCGGTGCAGGCGGTGGGCTATCTGCCGAACCGCCTGGCGGGCAGCCTGTCCTCCCGCCGCACCAGCCTGGTCGGGCTGGTGGTGCCGGGCATCGAGAACTCGCTCTACTCCACCACCATCCAGGCGGTGTCGGCGGTGCTGCGGCAGAGCGGCCACCAGCTGATGATCGCCGACAGCGGCAGCGATGCGCGCGAGGAGGAGGCGCTGATCGGCGCCTTCCTGGCGCAGCAGGCGGCCGGGCTGATCCTGCACAGCGCGACGCATACCGAGACAGCGCGGGCGATGATCCAGCGCGCCGGCGTGCCGGTGGTGGAGATCGGCAATCTGCCGGAAGCGCCGCTCGACATGGTGGTGAGCTATTCCAACCATGACGCGGCGCGGGCGATGACGCTGCATCTGGCGCGGCTGGGCTATCGGCGCATCGCGCTGGTGACGCTGCCCTCGGCCGAGAATGACCGCAGCCGCGACCGCCAGCGCGGCTATCGCGCGGCGCTGGCCGAGGCCGGGCTGCCCGCCGATCCGCGCCTGGTGCTGGAACGGCCGCCCGGGCTGGAATCGGGGGCGGAGGCCGTGGCGCGGCTGGTGGAGGCGGATGCGCCGGCGGATGCCATCTTCTTCGCCGGCGATGTGCTGGCGGTGGGGGCACTGCTGGAATGCCAGCGGCGCGGCTGGAAGGTGCCGCAGCGCGTCGCGCTGGCGGCCTTCGACGATTTGGAGCTGCTCGGCCATCTGCAGCCGGGCATCACCACGCTGCGGCTGCCGCGCGCGCAGATCGGCCGCTGCGGGGCGGAGATGCTGCTGGACCGCATCCAGGGCCGCTCGACCGAGCGGCGGATCGTCGATCTGCGCTTCGAGATCATCCAGCGCGGCAGCAGCTGA
- a CDS encoding tripartite tricarboxylate transporter substrate binding protein has product MRAVFRCAAILALCCGGPALAQEFPARPVTMIVPSAPGGTLDALGRLMAQGMAADLGQNVVVENVSGAGSIVGMQRLVRSPSDGYVIGFGNLGSLAANVAITRELGFDPRQDLTPISIVANVPMVIAVSTRSGVRDLRTLLSRIRERGEGVTFGTPGTGTTGHLAPAYLLSLTKLQATLVPYRGAGPAMGDLASGTVDAVIDQTVTMIPAHRGNTAFALAVTGPQRLAQLPDVPTFAEAGVPGFDMVIWNAIVGPRGMPEAAVQRLVRAVEAALASPNVTARFADLATTAPPAEERGPEVLRRRIAEDVDRWIRITREAGITPQ; this is encoded by the coding sequence ATGCGAGCAGTATTCCGGTGCGCCGCCATCCTGGCGCTGTGCTGCGGCGGCCCGGCCCTGGCGCAGGAGTTTCCGGCGCGGCCCGTGACCATGATCGTGCCCTCCGCCCCCGGCGGCACGCTGGACGCGCTGGGGCGGCTGATGGCGCAGGGCATGGCGGCCGATCTCGGCCAGAATGTCGTGGTGGAGAATGTCAGCGGCGCGGGCAGCATCGTCGGCATGCAGCGCCTGGTGCGCTCGCCCTCGGATGGCTATGTCATCGGCTTCGGCAATCTCGGCTCGCTGGCGGCGAATGTCGCGATCACGCGCGAGCTGGGCTTCGACCCGCGCCAGGATCTGACGCCGATCTCGATCGTCGCCAATGTGCCGATGGTGATCGCGGTCAGCACCCGATCCGGGGTGCGCGATCTGCGCACGCTGCTGTCGCGCATCCGCGAACGCGGCGAGGGCGTCACCTTCGGCACGCCGGGCACCGGCACCACCGGCCATCTGGCGCCCGCCTATCTGCTGTCCCTGACGAAGTTGCAGGCGACGCTGGTGCCCTATCGCGGCGCCGGCCCGGCGATGGGCGACCTGGCCTCGGGCACCGTTGATGCGGTGATCGACCAGACCGTGACGATGATCCCGGCGCATCGCGGCAACACCGCCTTCGCCCTGGCGGTGACCGGGCCGCAGCGCCTGGCGCAGCTGCCCGATGTGCCGACCTTCGCCGAGGCCGGTGTGCCCGGCTTCGACATGGTGATCTGGAACGCCATTGTCGGGCCGCGCGGCATGCCGGAGGCCGCGGTGCAGCGGCTGGTGCGCGCGGTGGAGGCAGCCCTGGCCAGCCCCAATGTCACGGCGCGCTTCGCCGACCTGGCGACCACCGCGCCGCCGGCGGAGGAGCGCGGGCCGGAGGTGCTGCGCCGGCGCATCGCGGAGGATGTGGATCGCTGGATCCGCATCACCCGCGAGGCCGGCATCACCCCGCAATAG
- a CDS encoding MmgE/PrpD family protein — translation MTASASEALGAFIAGSRPGSLDPALRHEGKRALLNFFGGALGVARDPAVEVAIRVMAPFSGPGRTTLIGRAERLDAMGSAFVNCIAANLLDYDDTHLETVIHPTAAVAPPLLALAELRGLSGAALLHAFILGAEVECRIGCAVSPGHYARGWHITSTCGVFGAAAGAAWLLGLDAAGCAAALGIAASQSAGLVENLPTAAKNVGMGNAARNGLLAALFAEAGYSAAPTALEGPLGWARAMGDAPDTARITAGLGRHWEFARITYKPYPAGIVFHAVIDAALALREHVAPDAIADIIIAGDQLLLDRGDRPLRNARDARVSIHHAAAIGLLRGSAGVADFSEEAVADPALAALRGKVRAELDASLPRGAARVTLRLKNGTQCEAIVQNPRGSETRPMSDVELEGKYRANAPGPQAAAQIARLWALEEARDIGALMRAFAAPGPAPIAG, via the coding sequence GTGACCGCCTCGGCCAGCGAGGCGCTGGGCGCCTTCATCGCCGGCAGCCGCCCGGGCAGCCTGGACCCGGCGCTGCGGCATGAGGGGAAGCGCGCCTTGCTGAACTTCTTCGGCGGCGCCCTCGGCGTGGCGCGGGACCCGGCGGTGGAGGTGGCGATCCGCGTCATGGCCCCCTTCTCCGGCCCCGGGCGCACCACGCTGATCGGCCGCGCCGAGCGGCTAGACGCCATGGGCAGCGCCTTCGTCAACTGCATCGCCGCCAATCTGCTCGACTATGACGACACGCATCTGGAGACGGTGATCCACCCCACCGCCGCGGTGGCGCCGCCCCTGCTGGCGCTGGCCGAGTTGCGCGGCCTGTCCGGCGCCGCGCTGCTGCACGCCTTCATCCTGGGGGCGGAGGTGGAGTGCCGCATCGGCTGCGCCGTCTCGCCCGGGCATTATGCGCGGGGCTGGCATATCACCTCCACCTGCGGCGTGTTCGGCGCGGCGGCGGGCGCGGCCTGGCTGCTGGGGCTGGACGCGGCCGGCTGCGCCGCGGCGCTGGGCATCGCCGCCAGCCAATCCGCCGGGCTGGTGGAGAACCTCCCGACAGCGGCCAAGAATGTCGGCATGGGCAATGCGGCGCGCAACGGGCTGCTGGCGGCGCTCTTCGCCGAGGCCGGCTACAGCGCCGCCCCCACCGCGCTGGAAGGCCCTCTGGGCTGGGCCCGCGCCATGGGCGACGCGCCGGACACGGCCCGCATCACCGCGGGGCTGGGCCGGCATTGGGAATTCGCCCGCATCACCTACAAGCCCTATCCCGCCGGCATCGTCTTCCACGCCGTCATCGACGCCGCCCTGGCGCTGCGCGAGCACGTCGCGCCTGACGCCATCGCGGACATCATCATCGCCGGCGACCAGCTGCTGCTCGACCGCGGCGACCGGCCGCTGCGCAATGCCCGCGATGCACGCGTCAGCATCCACCACGCCGCCGCCATCGGCCTGCTGCGCGGCAGCGCCGGCGTCGCGGATTTCTCGGAGGAGGCCGTGGCCGACCCGGCCCTGGCCGCGCTGCGCGGCAAGGTGCGGGCCGAGCTGGACGCCAGCCTGCCGCGCGGCGCCGCCCGCGTGACGCTGCGGCTGAAGAATGGCACGCAATGCGAGGCCATCGTGCAGAACCCGCGCGGCAGCGAAACGCGCCCGATGAGCGACGTCGAGCTGGAGGGAAAATATCGCGCCAATGCGCCGGGGCCGCAGGCGGCGGCGCAGATCGCGCGGCTCTGGGCGCTGGAGGAGGCGCGCGACATCGGCGCGCTGATGCGCGCCTTCGCCGCGCCCGGTCCCGCCCCTATTGCGGGGTGA
- a CDS encoding SDR family NAD(P)-dependent oxidoreductase, producing the protein MRRALEGRRALVTGATGGLGLAIAGQLAAEGCEILLHGLAEAVEGAAVAASLAQAQGVAVAYRAADLRDPGQTEALMRAAGEIDILVNNAASRHFAPVDALPRAAWDADIAVNLSAAFDTIRLALPGMRRRGWGRIVNMSSIYGLIGAADRAGYVTTKTALLGLTRAVALETARQGITCNALCPGTALTPGIEARVQAAMQTGAARAAAEAEVLAGKQPSGRFVQEAAVAGLVGFLCSEAAGDITGAALPVDGGWSIS; encoded by the coding sequence ATGAGGCGGGCGCTGGAGGGACGGCGCGCCCTGGTCACCGGGGCCACGGGCGGGCTGGGGCTGGCGATCGCGGGGCAGCTGGCGGCGGAGGGGTGCGAGATCCTGCTGCACGGGCTTGCCGAGGCGGTGGAGGGCGCGGCGGTGGCCGCCAGCCTGGCCCAGGCGCAGGGGGTGGCGGTGGCCTATCGCGCCGCCGATCTGCGCGACCCGGGGCAGACCGAAGCGCTGATGCGGGCGGCGGGGGAGATCGACATCCTCGTCAACAACGCCGCCAGCCGGCATTTCGCGCCGGTCGACGCCCTGCCGCGCGCGGCCTGGGATGCGGACATCGCCGTCAACCTCTCGGCCGCCTTCGACACCATCCGCCTGGCGCTGCCCGGCATGCGGCGGCGCGGCTGGGGGCGGATCGTCAACATGTCCTCGATCTACGGGCTGATCGGCGCGGCGGACCGCGCCGGCTATGTCACCACCAAGACGGCGCTGCTCGGCCTGACGCGGGCTGTGGCGTTGGAGACGGCGCGGCAGGGCATCACCTGCAACGCGCTCTGCCCCGGCACGGCGCTGACGCCGGGGATCGAGGCGCGGGTGCAGGCGGCGATGCAAACCGGGGCCGCCCGTGCGGCGGCGGAGGCGGAGGTGCTGGCCGGGAAGCAGCCCAGCGGGCGCTTCGTGCAGGAAGCGGCAGTGGCCGGGCTGGTGGGTTTCCTGTGCAGCGAGGCGGCAGGCGATATCACCGGGGCGGCGCTGCCGGTCGACGGGGGCTGGTCGATTAGCTAA
- a CDS encoding NAD(P)-dependent oxidoreductase — protein sequence MSGQVLGFVGLGQMGSRMAARLIKAGHWLVVCDTSEAALAPLLARGAQRAATPREVADRADWVLGSLPNPDAVRAVGLGPEGLLQGQRARRFIDLSTTGPRVARLLAEAFAGKGRVVIDAPVSGGITGAERGTLAIMVSGPREAFEEVAPILGLLGKAFFCGEQPGQAQVMKLCNNLLAAAALAVSSEAIVMGVKAGLDPSLMCEVINASSGRNSATQDKFPRAIIPRSFDFGFATGLSHKDVRLCVDEAEAMGVPMVVGSAVRQMLAVTSASFGPESDFTNIARVVEGWAGVEIGRAG from the coding sequence ATGTCGGGCCAGGTGCTGGGCTTTGTCGGGCTGGGGCAGATGGGCAGCCGCATGGCGGCGCGGCTGATCAAGGCCGGGCATTGGCTGGTGGTCTGCGACACTTCGGAAGCGGCGCTGGCGCCGCTGCTGGCCCGCGGCGCGCAGCGCGCCGCGACGCCGCGCGAGGTGGCGGACCGCGCCGATTGGGTGCTGGGCAGCCTGCCCAACCCGGATGCGGTGCGCGCGGTGGGGCTGGGGCCCGAGGGGCTGCTGCAGGGGCAGCGGGCGCGGCGCTTCATCGACCTCTCCACCACCGGGCCGCGCGTGGCGCGGCTGCTGGCCGAGGCCTTCGCCGGGAAGGGGCGCGTGGTGATCGACGCGCCGGTCAGCGGCGGCATCACCGGGGCGGAGCGCGGCACGCTGGCGATCATGGTCTCCGGCCCGCGCGAGGCTTTCGAGGAGGTGGCGCCGATCCTCGGCCTGCTGGGCAAGGCGTTCTTCTGTGGCGAGCAGCCGGGCCAGGCGCAGGTGATGAAGCTGTGCAACAACCTGCTGGCGGCGGCGGCGCTGGCGGTGTCCTCGGAAGCCATCGTGATGGGCGTCAAGGCCGGGCTGGATCCCAGCCTGATGTGCGAGGTGATCAACGCCAGCAGCGGCCGCAACAGCGCGACGCAGGACAAATTCCCCCGCGCCATCATCCCGCGCAGCTTCGATTTCGGCTTCGCCACCGGGCTGTCGCACAAGGATGTCCGGCTCTGCGTCGACGAGGCCGAGGCGATGGGCGTGCCGATGGTGGTGGGCAGCGCGGTGCGGCAGATGCTGGCGGTGACCAGCGCCAGCTTCGGGCCGGAGAGCGATTTTACCAATATCGCCCGGGTGGTCGAAGGCTGGGCCGGGGTGGAGATCGGCCGCGCCGGCTGA
- a CDS encoding tripartite tricarboxylate transporter substrate binding protein has protein sequence MPDFPPLRRRGLLAAGLATPLALARPSLAQPAWPQRPVRLLVPYSPGGGTDIFARALAEGLSQALGQTVLVENRAGANGAIGSEMVARAEPDGSVFLVDTGSLVMNRYVMPSLSYEALRDFAPVSLLSRYPLLLTASVKAPFGDVAGLVAAARAAPRSIGFGTSDAAISYAGNLFTRLAGIEMVEVSYRGAAPILNDLVAGHLPTGWNSTVAAAQHLAAGRIRALGVTTTARTPLLPEVPTLQEAGVPGYDFAGWYAMVGPAGLPPAIAARMHEAVLAALEMPRVRERLLSIGADLGTLGPAPLAAFLREDDARWAEAARQGLITRAQ, from the coding sequence ATGCCAGACTTCCCGCCTTTGCGGCGGCGCGGCCTGCTCGCCGCCGGCCTTGCCACCCCGCTCGCCCTGGCCCGCCCTTCCCTGGCGCAGCCCGCCTGGCCGCAGCGCCCGGTGCGGCTGCTGGTGCCCTATTCCCCGGGCGGCGGCACCGACATCTTCGCCCGCGCCCTGGCCGAGGGCCTGTCCCAGGCGCTGGGCCAGACCGTGCTGGTGGAGAACCGCGCCGGCGCCAATGGCGCCATCGGCTCCGAGATGGTGGCGCGCGCCGAGCCCGATGGCAGCGTCTTCCTGGTCGACACCGGCAGCCTGGTGATGAACCGCTATGTCATGCCGAGCCTGTCCTATGAGGCGCTGCGCGATTTCGCGCCGGTCTCGCTGCTGTCGCGCTACCCGCTGCTGCTGACGGCCTCGGTGAAGGCGCCCTTCGGCGATGTCGCCGGGCTGGTCGCCGCGGCCAGGGCGGCGCCGCGCAGCATCGGCTTCGGCACCTCGGATGCCGCCATCTCCTATGCCGGCAATCTGTTCACCCGGCTGGCCGGGATCGAGATGGTGGAGGTCTCCTATCGCGGCGCCGCGCCGATCCTGAATGATCTGGTCGCCGGCCATCTGCCTACCGGCTGGAACAGCACCGTCGCCGCCGCGCAGCACCTGGCGGCGGGGCGCATCCGGGCGCTCGGCGTCACCACCACCGCGCGCACGCCGCTGCTGCCCGAGGTGCCGACGCTGCAGGAAGCCGGTGTGCCCGGCTATGATTTCGCCGGCTGGTACGCCATGGTCGGCCCCGCCGGCCTGCCTCCCGCCATCGCCGCCCGCATGCACGAGGCGGTGCTGGCCGCGCTGGAGATGCCCAGGGTGCGGGAGCGGCTGCTCTCCATCGGCGCCGATCTCGGCACGCTGGGCCCGGCGCCGCTGGCCGCCTTCCTGCGCGAGGATGATGCCCGCTGGGCCGAGGCCGCGCGCCAGGGCCTGATCACGAGGGCGCAGTGA